One genomic segment of Acidiphilium acidophilum includes these proteins:
- a CDS encoding ribbon-helix-helix domain-containing protein: MVIQRKPKTTPAAQAAAVDAFVSGAPDAAHAAPAAGAYNKGVAKGNKRQISLTIAPDLLRRVDEIAKRTGQGRAGIINMAIYRAIEGDVFK, encoded by the coding sequence ATGGTAATCCAACGTAAGCCCAAGACGACGCCGGCCGCGCAAGCGGCGGCCGTGGATGCTTTTGTATCCGGCGCCCCGGACGCCGCCCACGCGGCGCCGGCCGCCGGCGCCTACAACAAGGGCGTGGCGAAAGGGAACAAGCGGCAGATCAGCCTTACCATCGCCCCCGATTTGCTGCGCCGCGTGGACGAGATCGCCAAGCGCACCGGACAGGGCAGGGCAGGCATCATCAACATGGCCATTTATCGCGCCATAGAAGGAGATGTTTTCAAATGA
- a CDS encoding recombinase family protein: protein MIYGYARVSTDGQSVAAQLTQLKAAGCGKVFQETASGARTDRVQLRKAIDRLEAGDTLMVTRLDRLARSTRDLLNTLATIAEKGAGFRSLGDSWADTTTPHGRLMLTVLGGLAEFERELIRARTGEGRERAKARGVRMGRKPKLTLHQRQEALRRRDAGEAVREIARSYNVSHSTISRLVA, encoded by the coding sequence ATGATCTACGGCTATGCACGGGTCTCCACCGACGGCCAGAGCGTGGCCGCCCAGCTCACCCAGCTGAAGGCCGCAGGCTGCGGAAAGGTCTTCCAGGAAACCGCCAGCGGTGCCCGCACCGACCGCGTCCAGCTCCGCAAGGCAATCGACAGGCTCGAGGCCGGCGATACCCTGATGGTCACAAGGCTCGACCGTCTCGCCCGCTCAACCCGGGATCTGCTGAACACCCTCGCGACCATCGCCGAGAAAGGTGCCGGGTTCCGATCCCTCGGGGACAGCTGGGCCGACACCACCACCCCGCACGGCCGGCTGATGCTCACCGTCCTCGGCGGCCTGGCGGAATTCGAGCGGGAGCTGATCAGGGCCCGGACCGGAGAAGGAAGAGAACGGGCGAAGGCCCGCGGCGTTCGCATGGGCCGCAAGCCGAAGCTGACCCTGCACCAGCGCCAGGAGGCCCTGCGCCGGCGCGACGCCGGCGAGGCCGTCCGCGAGATCGCCCGCTCCTACAACGTCAGCCACAGCACGATTTCCAGACTCGTGGCCTGA
- the traA gene encoding Ti-type conjugative transfer relaxase TraA, with translation MAIYHLSMKPVARGSGRSAVAASAYRAADRLENVRDGIVHDFGRRHGVEHEEIILPNDTVAADGAVVHGAGPEWARDRSALWNAAELAERRKDARVAREIEVALPHELSAEQRLALTRDFAQALARQYGVAVDFAIHAPHGHTDVRNHHAHILLTTRRVMTGRGEAGRWIGAMPAGSLGEKSELELENKKLQALGLPTSHEQLRDIRSGWEQRTNEHLARGGLDVRIDHRSHQERGLEIEPTQHMGVHATQMERRGKAVSRVRIDEEAAKRNAALIRQRPDQVLTLITGEKSVFDRQDVARALHRYIGDADAFQAAFATVMASPALVELRAEQRDERGRVIEQARYSTREMVGIERDMAISADRMADGRGFGVAGRRVEAAIAAQERGGIVLAEEQRVAIEHVCGPERISAVVGLAGAGKSTMLAAAREAWVAQGYRVHGAALAGKAAEGLEESAGIASRTLASWERGWERGFDRLGPRDVLVIDEAGMVGSKQLSRFITEADRAGAKIVLVGDPEQLQPIGPGAAFRAVAERIGFVDLAEIRRQHEGWQRAASVAFGRHQTEEGLRAYAERDAVRFEATAADARAAIVRDVLADMEARPDGSRLVLAHRNADVRELNEAIRAVRRERDELADERVYRTSEGERVFAPGDRLLFRENNRELGVKNGMLGTVELAEDDRLLVRLDSPSGPGRGRAVSVSMADYAAVDHGYATTIHKAQGATVDRAYVLASGTMDRHLTYVAMTRHRDGVTLYADREEFSNVAALSARLSRSQAKETTLDYDQAAYAQRRGVEVRSREVVAAREIEAGRAGFRARFEAHRQHQAAEAARNKEAHGLVREWTRLSEAYTKALPGLETDPTLAGQARAALLGFARTLDRHSEAAQRLRARGHDFGLKEGSALAQVLASPDAGKAIERLMAGAEERMRGHLAREAERAAVRKQQERSVSRGRGMSM, from the coding sequence ATGGCGATCTACCATCTGAGCATGAAGCCTGTAGCCCGTGGCTCCGGTCGCAGTGCAGTGGCGGCGTCTGCGTATCGCGCGGCCGATCGTCTTGAGAATGTGCGCGATGGGATAGTGCATGACTTTGGCCGGCGCCATGGGGTTGAGCACGAAGAGATTATTCTCCCCAATGACACCGTAGCGGCAGACGGTGCCGTTGTGCATGGTGCGGGACCTGAATGGGCGCGTGACCGATCAGCGTTGTGGAATGCTGCGGAATTGGCGGAGAGACGCAAGGATGCGCGGGTCGCCCGCGAAATCGAGGTTGCGCTCCCGCACGAGCTGTCGGCGGAGCAGCGGCTGGCACTGACGCGGGATTTTGCTCAGGCTCTGGCCCGGCAGTATGGGGTTGCGGTGGATTTTGCGATCCATGCACCCCACGGTCATACCGATGTCCGCAACCACCATGCCCATATCCTGCTGACCACGCGACGGGTGATGACCGGGCGAGGCGAGGCGGGGCGCTGGATCGGGGCCATGCCGGCCGGTTCCCTGGGCGAGAAATCCGAACTCGAGCTTGAGAACAAGAAGTTGCAGGCGCTTGGCCTGCCGACATCGCATGAGCAGCTTCGGGATATTCGCTCCGGCTGGGAGCAGCGGACGAACGAACATCTGGCGCGTGGGGGGCTGGATGTGAGGATCGATCACCGTTCACATCAGGAGCGGGGGCTGGAGATCGAACCGACGCAGCACATGGGCGTTCATGCCACGCAAATGGAGCGGCGTGGCAAGGCCGTATCGCGGGTTCGGATCGATGAGGAGGCCGCGAAGCGCAACGCCGCGCTGATCCGGCAGCGGCCGGATCAGGTGCTGACGCTCATCACGGGCGAGAAGAGTGTATTCGATCGTCAAGATGTGGCGCGGGCGCTGCACCGCTATATCGGCGATGCCGATGCGTTCCAGGCGGCGTTTGCAACAGTGATGGCGTCGCCTGCTCTGGTGGAATTGCGGGCCGAGCAGCGCGACGAGCGTGGGCGCGTGATCGAGCAGGCGCGCTATTCGACGCGGGAGATGGTCGGCATCGAGCGCGATATGGCGATTAGCGCCGATCGCATGGCGGATGGGCGCGGGTTCGGTGTCGCCGGCCGGCGCGTGGAAGCGGCGATCGCGGCGCAGGAGCGTGGCGGCATCGTCCTGGCCGAAGAACAGCGGGTCGCCATCGAGCATGTGTGCGGGCCGGAGCGCATCTCTGCGGTGGTGGGGCTTGCCGGTGCGGGGAAGAGCACGATGCTGGCGGCGGCTCGGGAGGCGTGGGTTGCGCAAGGCTATCGGGTGCATGGGGCGGCGCTGGCGGGCAAGGCGGCCGAAGGGCTGGAGGAGTCGGCTGGCATTGCCTCGCGCACGCTGGCCTCATGGGAGCGGGGCTGGGAACGAGGGTTCGACCGGCTTGGGCCGCGCGATGTGCTGGTGATCGACGAGGCCGGCATGGTCGGCTCGAAGCAGCTTTCCCGGTTCATCACCGAGGCGGACCGGGCAGGCGCCAAGATCGTGCTGGTGGGGGATCCCGAGCAGCTGCAGCCGATCGGGCCGGGGGCGGCGTTCCGTGCGGTGGCTGAGCGGATCGGCTTTGTTGACCTGGCGGAAATCCGCCGGCAGCACGAGGGCTGGCAGCGGGCGGCGTCGGTGGCGTTCGGGCGGCACCAGACAGAGGAGGGCTTGCGCGCCTATGCCGAGCGCGATGCTGTCCGGTTCGAGGCAACCGCGGCAGATGCGCGGGCGGCGATCGTGCGGGATGTGCTGGCCGATATGGAGGCGCGGCCAGATGGCTCTCGCCTGGTGCTGGCGCACCGCAACGCGGACGTGCGGGAGCTCAACGAGGCGATCCGGGCGGTTCGGCGCGAGCGGGACGAGCTGGCGGACGAGCGGGTTTATCGCACGAGCGAGGGCGAGCGGGTCTTTGCGCCGGGGGACAGGCTGCTGTTCCGGGAGAACAACCGCGAGCTGGGCGTGAAGAACGGGATGCTGGGCACGGTAGAGTTGGCCGAGGACGACCGCCTTCTGGTGCGGCTGGATTCTCCCTCCGGGCCTGGGCGGGGTCGGGCCGTGTCGGTCTCGATGGCGGATTATGCTGCCGTGGATCACGGGTATGCTACCACCATTCATAAGGCGCAGGGTGCGACGGTGGACCGGGCCTATGTGCTGGCCTCGGGCACGATGGACCGGCATCTGACCTATGTGGCGATGACGCGGCACCGGGACGGGGTGACGCTCTACGCCGATCGGGAGGAATTCAGCAACGTGGCCGCCCTGTCGGCGCGGCTGTCCCGATCCCAGGCCAAGGAAACCACGCTTGATTACGACCAGGCTGCCTATGCCCAGCGGCGTGGGGTCGAGGTGCGGTCACGGGAGGTGGTGGCGGCGCGTGAGATCGAGGCGGGGCGTGCCGGGTTCCGGGCGCGGTTCGAGGCGCATCGGCAACACCAGGCGGCCGAGGCGGCGCGCAACAAGGAAGCGCATGGCCTGGTGCGGGAGTGGACGCGGCTATCGGAGGCATACACCAAGGCGCTGCCGGGGCTGGAAACTGATCCTACTCTGGCCGGGCAGGCGCGGGCGGCGTTGCTGGGATTTGCCCGGACACTGGATCGTCATTCCGAAGCGGCGCAGCGGTTGCGGGCGCGTGGCCATGACTTCGGGTTGAAGGAGGGATCGGCGCTGGCGCAGGTGCTGGCGTCGCCGGACGCCGGGAAGGCCATTGAGCGGCTGATGGCGGGTGCTGAGGAGCGGATGCGCGGTCATCTGGCGCGTGAAGCCGAGCGGGCGGCCGTCCGGAAACAGCAGGAAAGATCCGTGTCGCGGGGTCGTGGGATGTCGATGTGA
- a CDS encoding AAA family ATPase: MILTVGNTKGGVGKTTLAVQLAISRAMAGRDVWLIDGDRQGTAAAAIAARSEAGRKPGIACAQYADGKELRGQVQQQRDKWQDIIIDAGGRDSTALRAALILSDVLLVPFAPRSYDVWALDDMASLVDEANSVRDGLRCFAVMNQADPGEHSADNAEAAAAVAEVPQFAYLPVPIRRRKAFSNAGGAGLAVAELAPRDPKACAELEALVSSLFNIHTHS, translated from the coding sequence ATGATTTTAACCGTAGGCAATACCAAGGGAGGCGTCGGCAAGACCACGTTGGCCGTGCAGCTCGCCATCTCCCGCGCGATGGCTGGGCGTGACGTGTGGCTGATCGACGGCGACCGCCAGGGAACGGCAGCGGCGGCCATTGCCGCCCGCTCCGAAGCCGGCAGAAAGCCAGGCATCGCGTGCGCGCAGTATGCAGACGGCAAGGAGTTGCGCGGCCAGGTGCAGCAACAGCGCGATAAATGGCAGGACATCATCATTGATGCCGGCGGCCGTGACTCGACGGCCTTGCGTGCGGCACTGATTCTGTCCGATGTGCTGCTGGTGCCCTTTGCTCCTCGCTCCTACGATGTGTGGGCACTGGATGACATGGCCTCACTGGTTGACGAAGCGAACAGCGTTCGCGACGGCTTGCGATGTTTTGCCGTGATGAACCAGGCCGATCCTGGCGAGCACTCGGCCGACAACGCCGAGGCAGCGGCAGCCGTCGCAGAGGTTCCGCAGTTCGCCTACCTGCCGGTGCCGATCCGGCGCCGCAAGGCTTTCAGTAATGCCGGCGGTGCTGGCCTGGCCGTGGCTGAGCTGGCCCCGCGCGACCCCAAAGCCTGCGCCGAACTAGAAGCATTGGTTTCATCACTTTTTAATATCCATACGCACTCCTAA
- a CDS encoding type II toxin-antitoxin system PemK/MazF family toxin: MNRGDIYQVDLEPTAGHEPRGHRPVLVVSPDAFNRLTQCPVILPITNGGDFARRVGFAVPISGIKTTGVVRCDQPRALDLSARNARKVDTLPAVILDDVLATVATLFE; this comes from the coding sequence ATGAATCGCGGTGATATCTACCAGGTCGATCTTGAGCCGACGGCAGGACACGAGCCGCGCGGCCATCGGCCGGTGCTGGTCGTGTCCCCGGATGCCTTCAACCGCCTGACGCAATGCCCGGTCATCCTGCCGATAACCAACGGCGGCGATTTCGCCAGGCGTGTCGGGTTCGCTGTTCCAATCAGCGGTATCAAAACAACGGGCGTCGTGCGGTGCGATCAACCGCGCGCGCTCGATCTGAGCGCCCGCAATGCTCGCAAGGTGGACACGCTGCCGGCGGTGATCCTGGATGACGTACTAGCCACGGTCGCCACGCTGTTCGAGTAG
- a CDS encoding PEP-CTERM sorting domain-containing protein, whose amino-acid sequence MGRRHQGLHQVGLPGCLTPARPIFQTSGCSITANPLTDQFTLNIAGINGPSDTEGGRYGVQSFAFNQPSNFASALAPSGFTESIGGLNANGCNGTGNFYCFMAETAPTGPILPANTSINYVFNVTLSSGTFSGYSPDFKINWDGTKNHYDLISETLTPTPGTPVPEPGSLLLLGTGLVGLGLVGRRKLSKRYL is encoded by the coding sequence ATGGGCCGCCGACACCAAGGGCTACATCAAGTGGGACTACCAGGATGCCTGACCCCCGCTCGCCCTATTTTCCAGACATCAGGTTGCTCAATCACAGCCAATCCCTTAACGGATCAGTTCACCCTTAATATCGCAGGCATAAATGGCCCTTCCGATACAGAAGGTGGGCGCTATGGCGTACAGTCGTTTGCTTTCAACCAGCCCTCAAATTTTGCGAGTGCTCTGGCCCCGTCAGGATTCACAGAATCAATAGGAGGTCTAAACGCAAACGGCTGTAACGGAACTGGAAATTTCTACTGCTTCATGGCCGAAACAGCCCCGACTGGCCCGATATTGCCAGCCAATACAAGCATTAATTATGTATTCAATGTTACGCTATCGTCTGGGACATTTTCTGGATATAGTCCGGATTTTAAGATTAACTGGGATGGGACAAAGAATCATTATGATCTTATATCAGAAACACTGACGCCGACACCCGGTACACCAGTACCCGAACCCGGCTCCCTTCTTCTGCTCGGCACTGGCCTTGTCGGTCTTGGTTTGGTCGGGCGGCGCAAACTCTCCAAACGCTACCTCTGA
- a CDS encoding replication initiator protein A, protein MKGGIGKRATPRPRTYLTIGYDDKDWAKRHGARWDKERKRWYVLGEVSEMLLPYIDSLMGGQSLKEVPEEERQEARARATAARAKPLLRTPPPDDAQADFFVPGVWDVAAKDNRGIMDVAVFRLSKKYPRANSVMTHNLPDGGHVRVASGPDGMASIWDYDIVLMGVSHLTEAMNRYRAGLGEKPGRSFRPHVSEILKFCRQSDGGRQYEAVEAALRRLKQTTVEIVRRQRGKDGRPLRVTEGAGLINDYKAVSHEDSGRVTSVEIELPKWLYAAVVEAEHPEVLTMHPNYFLMTPGLGRFVYRLARVAAGKGEARWSFRLIHERSGSPDAFKKSSAAIRELIKANELPEYDLAEEPGQDGPILVMRFRGSFPTSSTEKAGP, encoded by the coding sequence ATGAAAGGCGGCATTGGCAAACGCGCGACACCACGTCCCCGAACCTACCTGACCATTGGCTACGACGACAAGGATTGGGCCAAGCGGCATGGCGCACGATGGGATAAGGAGCGCAAGCGTTGGTATGTCCTAGGCGAAGTGTCCGAAATGTTGCTGCCCTACATAGACTCCTTGATGGGTGGTCAGTCCCTCAAGGAAGTTCCTGAGGAAGAACGCCAGGAGGCGAGAGCGAGAGCCACTGCGGCACGGGCCAAACCGCTGTTGCGAACTCCCCCGCCTGACGATGCGCAGGCCGATTTTTTCGTGCCGGGCGTGTGGGACGTGGCTGCCAAGGACAATCGCGGCATCATGGACGTGGCCGTGTTCCGGCTATCGAAAAAGTACCCGCGCGCCAACTCGGTGATGACACACAACCTGCCGGATGGCGGTCATGTGCGTGTGGCCAGCGGACCTGATGGTATGGCTTCCATATGGGATTACGACATCGTGCTGATGGGTGTTTCTCACCTCACGGAAGCCATGAACCGCTATCGTGCTGGTCTGGGCGAAAAGCCAGGCCGTTCGTTCCGGCCACACGTCTCGGAAATCCTAAAATTTTGCCGTCAGTCAGATGGAGGGCGGCAATACGAAGCGGTGGAAGCCGCCTTACGGCGGCTCAAGCAAACCACCGTGGAGATTGTGCGTCGGCAGCGGGGTAAGGATGGACGCCCGCTCCGGGTGACCGAAGGTGCTGGCCTCATCAACGATTACAAGGCCGTGTCGCATGAGGATTCCGGCCGCGTCACGTCCGTGGAGATAGAGCTGCCGAAATGGCTCTATGCCGCTGTCGTCGAGGCTGAACATCCCGAAGTGCTGACGATGCACCCGAACTACTTCCTGATGACGCCTGGTCTCGGCCGCTTTGTCTATCGCCTGGCCCGTGTGGCTGCCGGTAAGGGTGAGGCCCGGTGGTCCTTCCGATTGATCCATGAACGCAGCGGGAGCCCAGATGCTTTCAAGAAATCCAGTGCTGCAATACGCGAACTCATCAAGGCCAACGAACTGCCCGAATACGATCTTGCGGAGGAACCAGGCCAAGATGGCCCCATTCTTGTTATGCGCTTCCGAGGCAGTTTCCCAACGTCCTCCACCGAGAAAGCAGGTCCTTAA
- a CDS encoding type II toxin-antitoxin system Phd/YefM family antitoxin, with protein MTITTISSREFNQDTSRAKKAASEGPVFITDRGKPAHVLLSIEEYRRITGKRRSIADALAMPGLADIEFDPPRVSIGLRPADFS; from the coding sequence ATGACCATCACCACCATATCCAGCAGGGAGTTCAATCAGGACACCAGCCGGGCCAAAAAAGCCGCTTCAGAAGGTCCGGTTTTCATCACTGACCGAGGCAAGCCCGCACACGTCCTGCTCAGCATCGAGGAATATCGCCGCATCACAGGCAAACGCCGCAGCATTGCGGATGCTCTGGCCATGCCGGGCCTTGCCGATATCGAATTTGACCCACCTCGCGTCAGCATTGGCCTCCGCCCCGCCGATTTCTCCTGA
- a CDS encoding type II toxin-antitoxin system VapC family toxin yields MFILDTNVVSELRKVRLGTAHPQVAIWADSVDAKTLYISAITILEIEIGILQIERKDPDQGDLLRAWLEKQVLPEFEGRIFPVDTAVARRCATLHVPDPHAERDALIAATALAHGMTIVTRNVADFHTTGVTLLNPWEPPHEQEH; encoded by the coding sequence ATGTTCATCCTCGATACCAATGTCGTCTCCGAACTCCGCAAGGTGCGCTTGGGTACGGCGCACCCACAGGTGGCCATCTGGGCCGACAGCGTAGACGCCAAAACCCTCTACATCTCGGCCATCACTATCCTCGAAATCGAGATCGGTATCCTGCAAATCGAGCGGAAAGACCCCGACCAAGGGGATTTGCTGCGCGCCTGGCTGGAAAAGCAGGTATTACCCGAGTTCGAAGGGCGCATTTTCCCAGTGGATACAGCCGTCGCCCGGCGCTGCGCGACCTTGCATGTTCCCGATCCTCACGCCGAACGGGATGCACTCATCGCCGCAACAGCGTTGGCCCATGGCATGACCATCGTCACCCGCAACGTCGCGGACTTTCACACAACCGGCGTGACGCTCCTCAATCCATGGGAGCCACCCCATGAGCAAGAACACTGA
- a CDS encoding IS256 family transposase, whose amino-acid sequence MDAKKDTIIEALLEHLIENGAGDIATVFARTFELAMQIERERFLHASHYERNPDRQGYANGYKPKRIDTPAGSITVDVPKTAGHVGEPFYPQSLERGRRSVRAVMVAVAEMYIKGVSTRDVEAVMREFGIESLSSAQVSRASKLLDDELAAWRTRPLAEIRYLILDARYEKMRDNGVVRDAAVLSAIGIGPDERRRVLGVSVALSEAEVHWRAFLESLHQRGLRGVEFIVSDDHAGLHAARRAVFGAAHWQRCQFHLAQNAIHHAPNHAIRKRIGAELRTVWNANSLAAAQIALTTLVNAYRDTAPKLADWLERNIPEGLTVFTLPEPHQRRLRTSNPMERGIQQELKRRTTKIRVFPNEASLERLVSAVLVEIDEKWAADTKGYIKWDYQDA is encoded by the coding sequence ATGGACGCCAAAAAGGATACGATTATCGAGGCACTTTTGGAACATCTGATCGAAAACGGCGCAGGCGATATCGCCACGGTATTTGCCAGGACCTTCGAACTCGCCATGCAGATCGAGCGCGAACGCTTCCTCCACGCCAGTCACTACGAGCGCAACCCCGATCGTCAGGGTTACGCCAATGGCTACAAGCCCAAGCGGATCGATACCCCGGCCGGGTCGATCACCGTCGATGTCCCCAAAACCGCCGGTCACGTGGGCGAACCCTTCTACCCACAGTCCCTCGAACGCGGCCGACGCTCGGTCCGCGCCGTCATGGTCGCCGTCGCCGAAATGTACATCAAAGGCGTCTCCACCCGCGACGTCGAGGCCGTCATGCGCGAATTCGGCATCGAAAGCCTCTCCTCCGCTCAGGTCAGCCGCGCCAGCAAGCTGCTCGATGACGAACTCGCCGCCTGGCGCACCCGACCCCTCGCCGAGATCCGCTACCTCATCCTCGACGCCAGATATGAAAAAATGCGCGATAATGGCGTCGTCCGCGATGCCGCCGTGCTCTCGGCCATCGGCATCGGACCCGATGAACGCCGCCGTGTCCTCGGCGTCTCGGTCGCCCTTTCCGAGGCCGAAGTCCATTGGCGTGCCTTCCTCGAAAGCCTCCATCAGCGTGGCCTGCGAGGCGTCGAATTCATCGTCTCCGATGACCATGCCGGATTGCACGCCGCACGCCGCGCCGTCTTCGGCGCCGCACACTGGCAACGATGCCAGTTCCACCTCGCCCAAAACGCCATCCACCACGCCCCCAACCACGCCATCCGCAAACGCATCGGCGCAGAACTCCGGACCGTCTGGAACGCAAATTCCCTCGCCGCTGCCCAGATCGCTCTCACAACCCTCGTCAATGCCTATCGCGACACCGCACCAAAGCTCGCCGATTGGCTCGAACGAAATATCCCCGAAGGCCTCACCGTCTTCACACTGCCAGAACCCCACCAGCGCCGGCTTCGCACTTCCAACCCCATGGAACGCGGCATCCAGCAGGAACTCAAACGCCGCACCACCAAAATCAGGGTCTTCCCCAACGAAGCCTCCCTCGAACGCCTCGTCAGCGCCGTCCTCGTCGAAATCGATGAAAAATGGGCCGCCGACACCAAGGGCTACATCAAGTGGGACTACCAGGATGCCTGA
- a CDS encoding type II toxin-antitoxin system TacA family antitoxin, which yields MKTQLAIAEVNIHLRARTQDRTLIDQAAELVGANRSQFMLASAIKEAKNILLDQSTIYADAKTFQKVMNWMDSPANRSETAGMKRILQAKTPWQSE from the coding sequence ATGAAGACGCAGCTCGCCATCGCCGAGGTCAACATCCACCTGCGCGCCCGCACGCAGGACAGGACGCTGATTGACCAGGCGGCGGAACTCGTTGGCGCGAACCGCTCGCAATTCATGCTGGCGTCCGCCATCAAGGAAGCAAAGAACATCCTCCTCGATCAATCCACCATCTATGCCGACGCCAAGACCTTTCAGAAGGTCATGAATTGGATGGACTCGCCGGCAAACCGCTCTGAAACGGCCGGGATGAAGCGCATCCTGCAAGCCAAAACACCGTGGCAAAGTGAGTGA
- a CDS encoding PEP-CTERM sorting domain-containing protein — protein MKRKSLKSALLGAAVCGAIALVGMPVAHATPVITITLQEAGYANYVTQSPAPGGPYYNGSFGTFTINKIGSSGDLLPADNFSTNSINTSTSAGGTLYVYASETGITSPTGIQSFLSGFTLNQPSGALSSVTETTYYDASNALNGMATQLGTATFLGLSSGIQNSAPVAVNLSSTNPYSITEVFKIIADGKGSDNATITMQVPEPGSLALMGTGLLGLAAILRRKRRRA, from the coding sequence ATGAAACGTAAATCACTGAAATCGGCATTGCTCGGCGCAGCGGTATGCGGCGCCATTGCTCTGGTCGGAATGCCGGTCGCCCATGCGACGCCTGTGATCACCATCACCCTGCAGGAGGCCGGCTACGCGAATTATGTCACGCAGTCTCCGGCCCCGGGCGGCCCCTACTACAATGGCTCTTTCGGTACGTTCACAATCAACAAGATCGGTAGCAGCGGCGATCTTCTGCCTGCAGATAACTTTAGCACCAACAGCATCAATACCTCCACGTCTGCGGGTGGCACGCTGTATGTCTACGCGTCGGAAACCGGAATCACGTCGCCGACCGGCATCCAGTCCTTCCTGAGCGGGTTCACGCTGAACCAGCCCTCGGGCGCGCTGTCGAGTGTAACCGAGACCACTTACTACGATGCGAGCAATGCGCTGAACGGAATGGCCACCCAGTTGGGTACGGCGACCTTCCTGGGGCTCAGTTCCGGAATCCAGAATTCCGCGCCCGTGGCGGTCAATCTCAGTTCGACCAACCCGTACTCGATCACCGAAGTGTTCAAGATTATCGCGGACGGCAAGGGGTCGGACAACGCTACCATCACCATGCAGGTCCCCGAACCTGGTTCGCTGGCACTGATGGGCACCGGTCTGCTCGGCCTCGCCGCCATCCTGCGGCGCAAGCGTCGTCGCGCCTGA
- a CDS encoding AbrB/MazE/SpoVT family DNA-binding domain-containing protein: protein MHTTNLRKVGGSIMLAVPPALLDVLHLAPGAKVGLAVDNGRLVVEPQARPRYTMAELLAEAEAAGVYPLPAEQREWIDTPAVGKELI, encoded by the coding sequence ATGCACACCACAAATCTGCGCAAGGTCGGCGGGTCTATCATGCTAGCCGTGCCACCCGCACTGCTCGATGTCCTGCACCTGGCACCGGGTGCCAAGGTCGGCCTGGCCGTCGATAACGGCCGCCTGGTCGTCGAGCCGCAAGCCCGGCCGCGCTACACGATGGCCGAACTGCTCGCCGAGGCCGAAGCAGCCGGCGTCTATCCGCTGCCGGCCGAACAACGCGAATGGATCGACACCCCAGCGGTCGGAAAAGAACTGATTTGA
- a CDS encoding type II toxin-antitoxin system death-on-curing family toxin, with protein sequence MTDYLTVIEVLAIHADQIERYGGAHGVRDPGQLEAALYRPRTGYYADLIDEAAALWESLAQNHPFIDGNKRTAFAATYTFLVINGAGMQADPDETYDFIVSLYEADGFSFEPLVAWLRRVVVPPKA encoded by the coding sequence ATGACGGACTATCTGACCGTCATCGAGGTTCTGGCTATCCATGCAGACCAAATCGAGCGCTACGGTGGCGCCCATGGCGTGCGTGATCCTGGCCAACTGGAGGCGGCCCTGTATCGCCCGCGGACGGGATATTATGCCGATCTGATCGACGAGGCCGCCGCATTGTGGGAGAGTCTGGCGCAGAATCATCCGTTCATTGATGGCAACAAGCGCACGGCATTTGCTGCCACCTATACCTTCCTGGTCATCAATGGCGCTGGGATGCAGGCCGATCCAGATGAGACTTACGATTTTATCGTCAGTCTATATGAAGCGGACGGCTTCAGCTTTGAGCCGCTGGTCGCCTGGCTACGCCGGGTGGTGGTGCCGCCAAAAGCGTGA